Sequence from the Phragmites australis chromosome 6, lpPhrAust1.1, whole genome shotgun sequence genome:
ATCGATACATATACCTTCCTACCAAACCCATCCTAGATAAGTTTTCAGTTCTTAGATTACTCCAGGAGATGTCAACATTAGCTTTCTATAACCTCCACTAGCTAGTAAGAACGAAATTGCAGCTAGTCGACAGATTCAGATTCATGTGTCAGCAGCAGCGACCACAATCCATACGATGAATTGCTCCACCATATAACATCAGTAACAAACAAGGGGATATCTGGCTAGGGGCTGgcaatttgatttgaatttttttattaaaaaaccgGACATATATAGCGCGCTTGATCTACTCAGGAAAAGCTCCCAAGGCGGAATATATCGGACCACTGGTGTGATGCATGGACTCTTGTTTGGAACGAGCTAGATCGAAAACTAGACGGTTCCGAATTCCAACATCCCAAGCTACTACTAGTGCAGAAACTAAGGATGCACACGGAGCCAAACTACTGTTAAGGTGCAGATGGCTGGAGCAGATAGCACGTCGTTGTAGTAGCATACGTGTCGACATGGATGGACAGGTCAGGACCTTGCCTTCTAGAGTGCTCTCGCCAAGTCACGCTCTCGCGTCTCTCTCGCATATGGGTCACACGTAATTCCTATCTATCAGATCCATTAGCGACAGTAGGAGTGGCAATTTTCTTTGCGCGGGGACCATGGAGATCCGCTCCGAGTGGGGTTGGGTTGGGGCTAGGTTATACTTCAGTGAGCAATAGGGCGGGTCTCGAGATCAAGGCTAGGCGGGGTGAGGATTGTTTTCCCCTCATGGTCCTCAAAACTAGGCATACTCCAAGTAGCCTATTTTCTAATGTGCAACCCAATAGACTCACTCGGTGAATATATACACCCAAAAACTCTAAGCAAACTCCTATCCCCATTTCCTTCTTGCAACCGCCACTACTAATTGAGGGTTTGAGATGAGGGGGATCGAGATCGAGGCAACTCAGGTGAGGTCAAGGTGCCTAGGGGCAACACCATCGGCCCATTACCATTCAACCGTCTATGGTAGCCACATCATCAGCTGTTCTTCGTCTACCCCAGCCATGTTGTTCTCTGTCCTCTTGCCATCGCTCATATCCGCGACAAGCAGGCGGCCAACATCGTCCAAGATCTCTAGATCTGTGACCACGTGACCAAAGTGCGTTGATTCCGGCGAAGGAGTGTTGTTGGCTTGTTGCTACTGTTGGAATTTGAGGTTTTTCTTTAAAATTCAAGTTTGAATTGAAGTCGAATTTAAATTTAGAGACATTCtagaaaatgaaaagaaaaaggaaaagaaaatgaggGGAAATGAAGCAGTCTGAGAGGGGTGGCAACACCACTCACATTCCCTCCATCATACCTGGCACGACCGTGTCCTGCGACTAGATGTTGCGGGGTGTTGGCGGCATGGCCTATCCCTTTGTGTGGTTTTGAAATATGGGCCCTGGGTGGTTTTCTTTTCCCATATCGGAAGAACTCTCCATCTTTACCCTCTCACGACTCTCCACTCGATCTCCGGCGATCTGCTCCACCTGTCCCTCAGCTGCTCTAGTCTGGCTCTGGCTCGTCGGCTTGGTGGTGCCCATGACGTTGTTAGTTCACCTCCCTCGGTGGTATGCCCCGTCGCACAGCTCGCCGCCAGCCTGTGCGGAGTCCAATTGTGGTGTGGCCCGATGGCTCTTGTGTGTGGTGGTGCTTGATCTTGACAGTTTGCCTTAGTGCGTGCTGTGGCCGTGGTGGTCATGACATTGATGCGGTTGTGGTGTTGCTCTATTTGCATCCTCACACGCACTTTGTCGGTGGTGATTGTGTCGTGCATGTGCTATGTCTGTTGTGGTTGCGTCGTGAGCGTGCTCTGGCTGTGTTGACCATGTCGTCTCGTGCGTGCTCTGGTTTCTGGTGAGTGCACCGTGCACGCATTCTTCTCATGGTGACCGCGTCTTGACGTTGTTTCCCCATGTTTTGGTGCTTGGCATCATCCTCCCTGGCTTGGAGTTAGGCCTTTTTCTGTTTGCAGTGTTCTTTGCTCCTCAAGTGCTAGCTATAGTGTGCTCTGTAGTGGGCATAATGACATTGTATCTCCAAGAATAAACACCTTGATGACCTTGGCATAGAAGGAGTGTCTCTATTTTCTGGGATGGCGTAGTCACATGCCTTGCCTTCAGCTTCTCCTTTGGAATGTAAGACTGTTCCCATTGCCTTTACCATATAGCTTGCAATTTTGTTATAACTTGTGTATGTGATTATCTGTGTGCTGTTATTGGGAATAAATTGCATGCTTAAATTAGTGGGTTTAATGCCCTGTGATGAAAAAGGCTAAGTGAGATTAGTGTGACAGTATAGGTCAAGCTCTAGGTTGTAGTTGTTCTAATTCTTGTTTATAGCCTTGCTTTACTATTTTTCATTGTGAGCAATTGACCTTGTTAAATTATGTCAAGTTAACTCGATCTGAATAGCCTTTATATCTTGATAGGTTAATTGTTGTGTAAACAAGACTTTAATCTAATTGAACTAAACCTAGAACTTGTATTTGATGATGTCACATTGATCGGTGAACATTGTATAGCCTTTTGGTGTTGGATGGTCATCAAATCGGTAACCCGCACTGAGAAATCTTTATTAACTCAACACTTATTGATATGTTTCTAGTGTTGTCCCACCTTATTTTGTCGATTGCTATACTTGATATCACGTTGAATATGAGTAATCATGCTTTACATAAATTtaaaatgctcatgttcatgTGTGTGATGTATTGTGGCTGTCATGCCCTGCTTAATATGTTTAAATTCGGAATCATATTAATCGGAACGTTGCTCAAACATGCTTTGAAACAACATCTACTTGTTGCAAAGCTGCTTGTCTTCAGTCCATGGCGTCATGGCTTGTTGACTTTGCTCTGTAAGCCTGCTGCACTGCTGCTTTGGTTAATGGTTGGAAGCTTGAAACTATGAATTCTTAAATTCTTGTTGATTTGGTCAAAGTCtgaagtgaatattttgcaagTCTTATTGATTCATACACTAGTTcatatatattgtgatgcaaATGTCCTAAAGTGTGTGTTGAGATGATTGTGGAGAGTTTTTTCACTGCCAGATGAATCCTCCATGGGGCCGTTGGAGTTGGAGGCCCGACAGAGTTGGGGACAAGGGCAATATTTGCCCTGATTCATATTTCAGGGCTGGAGGGGGGATTGTAGTTCGGGAGTTGGGGCGTTGCCATCCCGAGCCATAGGGCGAATTTCACATCAGATCCTGCCTTGTAATTTTGTTGCCTCAGAGATTTGCACTGCAGCTTTCGTCACAGACTTTAGAAGGCCATTTTTACATGCATGCCTTTTTGGACCAAGGCAGACACCTCAGGAACTCTGCACTATTCGCCATGCCTACGCTGCAGAATTCAAGAACTGCATGCAGTACAACAATGGCAATGTGGCACACAATCAGTAGAGCGCAGAAACAACGCAAATGCATAGCACTACACGCCATGCGAGCATAAACAGTGCGGAGACTAATTGGAGGGTCCAGCTAGGAGCAAGGCGTCGATGTTTTGAGGATGGACCGATGGAGACGGTCACCGAAAACAGCGGGCAGAAACCAGTGGGTTTAGGATGGCTCAATTGCTTGGCTTCCCCGCATGGACGAAAGCGGGAGATGTTAGCATCGGGTGGCCGTTTCGTGTGCTGGTTTACCTGCTGCACCACGAGAAGAAAGATGTAGGAGCGCCAAGTCCTTGTCATGGTCTCATACTCTAATGGCCAGGGGCTCAGGGCCACGGGTAGCTGTACGTTTGTTGATTGGTCTGTCCGCACAACGTACAGGATCTGATATACCGCCTCCAAGGAAAAAGATCTCATATACCGGACACCGGGAGTTTAGTAGTGAAGTAACATTTTGCATTGAACGACAACAAGTTCATCGAGCGTATTTCTGGATGCAGATCTGTGACTTGCTGTATCGATTATTGTATGCGTCCAATATGACATGGCCCAAAATAGCAACGGTCGAGATAGAATACAGTGGTATTGGACGCATACAATAATCCACGGCAGGCAACGGTGGCCATGCGAGATGGCAAAATGCGATGAATCTCCAATGGTCGGGCCCGACCCCGGCCTTGATGTTTATCCACAATGTTTTGTTATCTTGTCCCTTAATCATGGTCATCCAACGTAGTAACGGGACCACTCGCTCGCGCGTCCGCCCCACCTGATCTGCACGATATTTTACGGCGTCGTGAGCAAGCTACAATACAAGTAAGACGATAGCTCGTCCAAGGGAGAAACCTAGTGGCAGTAGCTAAGACGCAACGGCAATGATCCGCCGATCCCAATCGCAGCTGACACGGCGATACGGACGAACGGGACTCCGGAAAAGTCACGGCTTTCTGGAACCTGTCAGTTTCTGCTGCTCAGACGATTCAGGCGAGCCAATCCggcaccggccggccggccggccgacgCGTCCATTCCCGCGAATAGTTTGGGCTCAAATCTGCGACCGTGCGCGCGTGGCCTGCCGTGCGAGGCTCCCCACAAGTTTGGCGCCGTCTCGCGCTGGCCATCAGGTCGTGGAGACGGTGATCCGCTCGCGCCCTCGTCCACACGATCACATTCACAGGGACACACGCGGCGCGACCCCGGCTCAACACGTCGCGGCCGGTGGTTGCTGTACGTGCTGAGTGCCGACTACAACCGGAGTATTTCTTCGCCCATCACTAGCACGGTGCAgcgtctctctttctctctctggcATGTGCCGGGTAGCACGTATGTCCCCTCCATGATTGACAACTAGTAGCACCAGCCACGGCGGCCATTAGGCATAGTCACTCTATTATATCTGCGGCATTATGCAGGCACTGCTGGGGCCTGGAGACAACAAGGTCGgtcatatttttctcacaagTACTACTAAGCAGTAGGCACCGCACGCAGTCAGTGGGCGCCGTGGATCCCGATCTGCGTTTTCGGTTTTGCACGCCCACGGATCAACGGATAGAATACAGTGGTAGGAGCAGTAGAGTTACACGCAACGCGTGTAGGACTCGGCAGAACACACGTAGCGGCAGGAACACGAAAATTTTACTACCCATGCGGAGGTAATGGTTTACGAGAACCGTTTATCGAGATTAAAATTCGTATTGaaagaatataaaaaatataatatacacGAGAAAATTAAAGAAGAAATAGATATTAGATGGAAGTGGATAAACGGTCGAGATAGAAATTGCATTTTCTATAGGTGCAATGTATCCTCCAACCGTTCattgagaaagaaatatattttaaaaaatagatacaaaatataaaataaataagagaataaaaaaatattagataaaaattgatgaaCAGTCGAGACAGTACTACGTGCTTTAAGGACGTGTGAAGTTGTATTTTCTATCGTTGCAGTGGACCCGGACGCATGGCCGAATGGCTCCAAATCCGTTCGCGCGCAGACGACGCCGTCGCGGCAAGGAGACGCAAGCGCAGAAGCGCCACGAAGTGACGGCTTCGCCCCCGGAGGGTCCGCCCACCGCTGTGCCGTTTGGTCCCGGCCGGCGAGGGCATCGTCGTCATTTGGACAGCGCTGAGGGGTAGTGGTCCCGCGGGCTAGGTTGGCGAAGGGAATCCCGGGCAGAGCCCCTCTACCCAAACTGCCCGCGGGCAAGTCCCCTCGGCGGTTATAAAATGGGCGCCAAGGCCTGGATAACGCAGTTTGCCGCTCTGTGACACCGCCGTCTCCCTTCTGCCGTTTTTATTcccttcgtcttcttcgtccaTAGGTAgcctctccatctctctctcccctatcTTCCTTCAATCTTATCTGGTACAACTGATAAGGTGTTAAGAAAGCATGCTAATCTTATCTGATTCTTGTTTTCGAAGTGAATTTTGCATCGATAATCCTTTTTTCTTGGAACGAGGTGAATTTTGCACCTAGAAAGCTAGAACGTTACTAAATGAAATCTGGAACCCCGTTCTTGGTTTTCAGTGGTACGGCTGTAATGGAACAACATGATTTGAAATGGAGGTTATGAGTGGAATTTAATTGCTTGTGCTGTTCTCACTGCGTTATGAGCTACTAATTTACTCCCAgaatttgtatttattttgtcATTTGTTGCGGCCAATATCTATAGATGTGATGATGCACCCTGCGATTCTTTTAAGACACCGCGAGATGCGAGTTCTGACCATCTCTCTTTCGTTCCTCACCTGcagatcagagagagagagagagagtcgctGAGGTGAATCGATGGCGTCCAACTACGTCGACACCACGGGCGAGGAGGGCAGGTTCCACGGCCCCCAccacagcagcagcaccaccCCGACTGGCGCCGCGGCGTCGTCGCCGCGCACGATGCGCCGGAGCTTCTCGTCCGCGTCCTCGGCCGGcagccacggcggcggcggcgccgctcCCAAGTGCGTGTGCGCCCCCGCGACGCACGCCGGGTCGTTCAAGTGCCGGCTCCACCGCACCAACTCCCAGGGCCACGGCCACCCGCACCCGTCCCCACCCGCctcccccgcctccgccgcgccgccgcaggGCGTCccgtcctccgcctcctcccacACCGTCGAGGCCCAGTGAGGCCGCGGAGCTGCTGCCGGTCCCGGAATCGTCAGACCATGCGACCAAGAACCAAGACGAGGAGCGAGCAGCAGGGGAAACGAGAGAAAGAACAGAATATATCGTATCAGAAGAAGGGAGCCTATTAGTATTCCCTTTGTTGTGATCCGTATTACCGGAAgatttttgcttttgctttttccCCTTCTCATTTCTGTGTGGGATCCCTCGTTTTCTGCTGCTTGATTCCCAGCCCTCCTTCAGATGATGAAACTCCTCTGCTGCAGTCAGGCTCCTCCCTGCTTCTAGCTCTAATCCATACCACACTACTCTCTCAATTACCGCTATTTACCATTCTACTGGAGTACCTACCCCCTTTGTTGTTACGTCATGTCTGAGATGAGATCTCGTGTAGATTTCAGAGCGATGCCTTGTGCTTCCATTGGGCAGCATGGTGAGCTGCCGATCGAGAGTTCGAGCAGGCTGTCTGCACTGTCGATTCTTTTGGAAGACTTCAGTTGCCAGTTATTTTGGTTAGAGTTGGCGCCATTCACAGAGCATGCACAACAGTGGGGTGCTTAAAAGAAGTGTTTACCTAATAAATTGGTTTACTTGTGCCACGTCAAATAGGTTGGGTGCTTATAGAGGAAAATGTGCTCAAGTTTGCTTCGAGTATTTGAACCTTTTTAAGCACTAATTTTGCATTGAGAGAATGATTTTTCTACCGATGCTTAATGATGTGGCAATATTCTTTTTCCCTAGTGTCCAACTCTCCAGCTGTGACGGTTACGGATTATGTTGAGAACAATATTCTTTGGAGACGGAAAGTTGATGGCGGAAATGACGATGTGATTGCTTTGGTTGGTTGCTCTGTGAATTCTCGCCAATTCCTGTTTCAATTTAGCTTGAGCATGATTTGGGACTCGTTTTTGCCAGCGTTGATAGCATTTCGCTATCGTCCAGGTTCAATCTACTTGGGGTTCTGAGTTCCGACAACAGTGCACAGAACAAGATCAGATACCAGTTCATCGGACAATAGTAGATCGGATACGAGTGTATCAGACAAAAGTAGGTTCAGAATTTCAGATCCGTCTGTCTGGTTTCTGTCTGGTTTCTGTAATCCTGTGTGCTCGACACATCATCCATGACAACATCTTTAAGCATTGATTAAGTCCTGAAACGCGATGGAGACGAGAAAAGCGAGCCTTGTTGCTTGTGCTAATGGATTAAGACTGATTGGAGGGATCCGATTCCAGACAAACAATACGACCACACTTGCATCACATACCAGTAAATATTGCTTTGCTGGTAGTGGAACCAAGCAGGTATTTTCCTGCCACACTGGTGGTGCAAACGGAGTGACATCCTCTACCTTTAGTGTTACGGTACCTGTAACTTTAGCCTGAGATTTATTGCTACAGTGATACTACAACATAATTGCCACAGTGATTTGTGTATAGTACCCTTGTTATCGTGATTCACTGTAGCGACACTCATGTTTTGGCTAGTCGCAGTTGCTGGCTTGTAACTTGCACCAATACACGATTACACGAATAATTGACTTGACTTGATGGCCTATAAAGACGCAGAAGCTAGCTCTAGCTCGGCACAAATACGAGCACCACTTTCTGCCTATCTTTGTTTTGCAGTTGCAGTGTTCCTCTTTCTCCAGATATTAGGCGCTTGTGATGATTCCGTTATTGTGTTTGTATAAGTAGCTAGGTAGTTTAGTGAAGCATAGTATATTAGAAGTATTAGCCTAGAAGGAAGCAGAGGAGCTAGGTGGAGGTACAGATGATGGAGGTGTTCATCCATGAGGAGTATGTGCACAAGCGCCGGGAGCAGAGGCAGCAGCTGCGCCGGCGGCAGATGAGGACGCTGCAGATTGAGACTGAGAAGAGGAAGCTGCTGCCGAGTGCAGCTGCGGGTCAGCAGAGCCCGAAGGACCAGGCAGCCGCCGTGGCGCCGTCCCCCGCTGGGTCGCCGACGGCGGATGCTGCTTCCTTCCGGGACCATCTCTTCGACTACCTCAAGCCGTATTAGCTTCCCTCCCTCCAGCTCCTCTGCAACTTTGCGGATCTTGAATCTGTCCTTCTGAGTCTGTGCACTGGTTACAGCTTACATCCCTGTTTGCGTCAAGTAGTCTGCACAGATGTGGAAGTACTAGCAATCTAGCACCTTTGTACTTTTGAGATGAAATGTATTAACACCTTTGTACTTTCGAGATGAAATGTATTAACATCTTGAGCTGCCATTTCTTGTCTGCAATAGAAGAGTATGGAAATGTGAGCTTATAACATGTCGATCACCAAATTGTGGAGAtcgtttttttgttttttttcagtTTGATGCAGCATCAACATAAGGCACCTAGCTCTATTAGCAAGTCAGTTGGATCAGATTCTCTTGTGCATTGTGCAGTACGCTTCGTCGTAGTAGTTTCTTGCAGACATATTCCCGATCGAAGAATCTGTCCTGCCAGCTGATAATTTCCCACGAATAACAGATCCGTTCCTCAATTCATTTGCTTAGGATAATATGGGCACCTAATGTAGCATCACCCATTGTAAATACAGAAGATACACAATGATCCTTCGTCGAGTTGTAGCATATTCGAACAATTATTAAGACATTGTAATATAATAAGACCATGAATCATAATCTTCATAACAGAAAATACTTAATCAGTAAGACATGGATGTTGGGGTATTGAAAAAGAGCACGATATGATATGTTTCTAGGTTTTTGCTAAGTTTTTTCACAATTCAAGTTTATAAGGGACGCATTTGGGCCTTCTAATGAACCATGTTATAGCACGATGAATAACATACTATGTCATAGCAGTTCAAAATTTCAAAGAATACTAAAatatgatatactacaaaccaccataacatcaaaaaaatattgttgcaaaaaactattaggctcAGTGGCTCTAGTAAATGGCATTAGTAAGACTTCAGTGttgattacatgttcagagagaaagcattcttagCAAGTCTGCATTTATGTGCTAGTCCTATTAGTTCaaagagcagcttctctcaagatgagctgaacgtcctatctgaggttggcctaaacagttttcttttagacctcAGATAGGATGTctagctcgtcttgagagaagctgctctctgaacaaGTAGAattggcacataaatgctgacttgagaagaatgtttcCTCTCTGAACCTATgaaatcagtactaaagtcctagaagtaataaagaaatatgacctcgagccatatcattatcgccactattttattgtatttcaaaacaaatgtttgcttctccgtagagagcatgatatcaaaaataagcatagcaatatgaaccggcagtgatgggccagcatataaggctagttctgtagtagtatgtTGTGGCTCTGCTTCGCCGCCCTCCATCAGATCTAGCCTCCGCGCGTGCTATGAAGACCGCCGCTTCTAGTCCTACCGTCATGTGAAGTGGGGTGATGACAATCACCTCTCTGGGCGGCACTGATGTGGGGATCCATGCGGGTCCTATGGCTCACCACTACGAGGCGCCATGGGTGTCAGTCGGCTCTAGGGTCGCCCTCGTTGTGACCCATCTCTGCGCCACATTGAGCAATCATCATCTCTTTTGCACATGTCAGAGTCAGAGCACATCAATGCTTTCAAAAGGCGGGCACACGGTAGATGCTACCGCAGCCTCGCACGTGACCACAAGGTCAGCTCTTGTTGGGGACCCTTCCGCTGCATCTGCTGTCATTGCCCTAGGCATCGAGAGCAATACTGCCGCTTTCTGGCCCATCTCCGGTCTCACATGCAAGCTCTCCGTCAGTCTAATCTCGCTGCCATCAACAAACTCGCAGCTGGGCAGACGTCATGACCACATCTCCGCCAAGTGGACTCCACGCTTCGCCTAGCCCCTTTGCTATGCACAACAAGGATGTCGCCTCCGTCTGCCATGATAAGGAATGTGTTGAGTGTGTCTACCTCTGTCACACCTGTCTTGGCTATGCCACACCAAACCTTCAGTCCATTCTCGCACGTATGATGGATTTGTTGCATTCAGAGCTCCAACAACTACTCGTGACCCATTTGGAGGAAGTGGTGTGCCCGGTTAGTGATGAGGCCTCTACCATCAAGTTGTGACTGGCTCATGTGGCCAACCTCCTAGAACATGAAAAGCTGCCTAGCGAGTATCTCGCTGTTGCTAACATGGTTGGGATCTTTGGTCCCTATTATCTGATTTGACACTTCCTGACCCTGTCTGTCTTCGCTTCATTCATGGCTGTTCGCATGCCTTCCGAGGACTCTTTGTCATGCAAAACTGCGATTGCGACTATTGTGGACCTGGATGTTCATGAGTTTCCCATCGTCAATGAGGTGGATGTTTTTCCCAGCAGGACCTACACCTAAGTTGTCACCCCTGTCGACCCCTTTGTTGTCGTGGATGGCTCTGCCTAGTTGACCACCGAAGAGCGAACGGGTCCCATCACCCTTGTTAGCCCCTTGGTCCCCATTATTATTGGTGCTTTCCCATCAAACACTGAGGTACGATTGGGGCTCATGGCAGACCCCAGATTGCAACTCCAAgctcaagccaccaaggcggaAGATTGAACTAGCAGTACACCTATGGCCAAGACCCCTACAAATTGTGAGCTGCTGGTTGATACTTCCAAGTTGACAATTGAGGACAGTGTGCAATCATATGAAGCTTACCTCCCAGAGATTCTAGATTGCTATTTGGATCTCCCTGTCGTGCCTACTCGAGACTTAACCGAAGTGCCTAAGCACCCTCCCTCTGTGAAGGCCTAAAACCCCCTTTGCTCTCCACCGCAACCTC
This genomic interval carries:
- the LOC133922063 gene encoding uncharacterized protein LOC133922063, which translates into the protein MASNYVDTTGEEGRFHGPHHSSSTTPTGAAASSPRTMRRSFSSASSAGSHGGGGAAPKCVCAPATHAGSFKCRLHRTNSQGHGHPHPSPPASPASAAPPQGVPSSASSHTVEAQ